The following coding sequences lie in one Rutidosis leptorrhynchoides isolate AG116_Rl617_1_P2 chromosome 4, CSIRO_AGI_Rlap_v1, whole genome shotgun sequence genomic window:
- the LOC139839442 gene encoding probable galacturonosyltransferase-like 1, giving the protein MIHPKLPPTSTVFLLLLCITAATTTATTSHKFKEAPKFYNAESCPPIDTSSQSNIHVAMTLDNTYIRGAMAAILSILQHSQCPQNIIFHFIIATSSNMSNLHTKITTSFPYLNFQIYPFNTSSVSRLISTSIRSALDCPLNYARSYLADILPLHVTKIVYLDSDIILFDDIAKLANTPITNSLVLAAPEYCDANFTFYFTPTFWSNPSLSLTFANRKTCYFNTGVMVIDLQKWRLGEYTRKIEEWMELQKRMRIYELGSLPPFLLVFAGNIAPVDHRWNQHGLGGDNFRGLCRNLHPGPVSLLHWSGKGKPWVRLDAKRPCPLDALWAPYDLLKPQFSFDS; this is encoded by the coding sequence ATGATCCACCCTAAACTACCACCTACATCCACCGTGTTCCTCCTCCTCCTCTGCATCACAGCCGCCACTACAACCGCAACAACTTCACATAAATTCAAAGAAGCACCAAAATTCTACAACGCCGAATCCTGCCCTCCAATCGACACATCATCACAATCCAATATCCACGTGGCAATGACACTCGACAATACATACATCCGCGGAGCAATGGCCGCCATTCTCTCCATTCTCCAACACTCGCAATGCCCACAAAACATAATCTTTCACTTCATCATTGCCACGTCATCAAACATGTCAAACCTGCACACAAAAATCACCACCTCATTTCCATACTTAAATTTCCAAATTTACCCTTTCAACACTTCATCCGTATCAAGACTTATTTCAACTTCAATTCGATCCGCATTAGATTGTCCATTAAACTACGCTCGATCATACCTCGCTGACATTCTCCCATTACACGTCACCAAAATCGTGTACCTAGATTCCGACATCATATTATTCGACGACATTGCAAAATTAGCCAACACACCAATTACAAATTCATTAGTACTAGCCGCGCCCGAATATTGTGACGCGAATTTTACATTTTATTTCACTCCAACATTTTGGTCTAACCCTTCTTTATCTTTAACATTTGCTAACCGAAAAACATGTTATTTTAACACGGGCGTAATGGTGATCGATTTACAAAAATGGAGATTAGGAGAATATACAAGAAAAATTGAAGAATGGATGGAATTACAAAAAAGAATGAGAATATATGAGTTGGGATCATTGCCACCTTTTTTATTAGTGTTTGCCGGAAACATAGCTCCGGTGGATCATAGATGGAATCAACACGGGTTAGGGGGTGATAATTTCCGGGGACTTTGTCGGAATTTGCATCCGGGTCCGGTTAGTTTATTGCATTGGAGTGGTAAGGGGAAGCCATGGGTGAGACTTGATGCTAAAAGACCATGTCCTTTAGATGCACTTTGGGCACCTTATGATCTTTTGAAACCACAATTTTCTTTTGATTCTTGA